From Daucus carota subsp. sativus chromosome 6, DH1 v3.0, whole genome shotgun sequence, the proteins below share one genomic window:
- the LOC108226953 gene encoding AUGMIN subunit 2 → MSETYDKKMWKGDDSSSVNKKVPGRGGGFSDALSIAADLGFSVSPAPSKEEAQNLYNDLEKGDDLIRVLTELTIVQRKIAELKVELQGRQDDKNVAHLTHAREMEKKIESLRRSTSILKDVIQNKGRIITRLQQPYALDYISVEAEFQKQFFELMKKAASDYDSLTACVADIQWTQNFKEPPSVWGEMLHPIPVALASCTRYFEALSSTRESFAYLQKLRVGHSDPSLLPSPTSSSQIEPVDSDFVPFPWRNESIFEDLSPGKLQTHDSEHYEADDNSDTSSSYQLDIRRLSWPASVKSNDW, encoded by the exons TGATGCACTATCTATAGCCGCTGATCTTGGCTTCTCTGTTTCCCCTGCCCCTTCCAAG GAAGAGGCCCAAAACTTGTACAATGATCTTGAAAAGGGTGATGACTTGATCAGGGTTTTGACAGAACTAACCATTGTTCAAAGGAAAATAGCAGAGTTGAAAGTGGAACTTCAAGGTCGACAG GATGATAAGAATGTTGCACATCTGACACATGCAAGAGAAATGGAGAAAAAGATTGAGAGCTTGAGAAGGAGCACCTCCATACTGAAGGATGTTATCCAGAATAag GGCCGCATCATAACTCGTCTTCAACAACCATATGCGTTGGATTACATTTCGGTGGAAGCAGAATTTCAG AAACAATTTTTCGAACTAATGAAGAAAGCTGCAAGCGATTATGATAGTTTGACAGCATGTGTAGCTGATATCCAGTGGACACAGAACTTCAAAGAACCACCCTCTGTGTGGGGG GAGATGCTTCATCCAATTCCAGTTGCTTTGGCATCATGCACCAGATACTTTGAAGCCTTATCATCAACGAGAGAATCATTTGCATATCTTCAAAAACTAAGAGTTGGCCATTCTGATCCGTCGCTGCTCCCATCGCCTACCAGTTCCTCTCAAATAGAACCAGTGGATTCTGATTTTGTACCTTTTCCATGGAGAAACGAATCAATCTTTGAGGACTTATCACCAGGGAAGCTCCAAACGCATGATAGTGAACATTATGAAGCAGATGATAACAGTGATACCAGCAGCTCTTATCAACTTGACATCCGCAGACTCTCATGGCCTGCTTCTGTTAAAAGCAATGATTGGTAA